The Toxoplasma gondii ME49 chromosome XII, whole genome shotgun sequence genome includes a region encoding these proteins:
- a CDS encoding hypothetical protein (encoded by transcript TGME49_250000) codes for MLDVLYSLTTTIGNVGRQKGDGTSFNPAKRDCKYPSGTVWSGSKKSHLTGSLFDSSFTPVSNGTVRKMNQTTTEITVPGYSVKRGSWARRIKDLLVPRYKSRELDYGLSLSESLIVPTSSPSLSNISVTLKEEQSRIFACFLYYEFDSSYRS; via the coding sequence ATGCTCGACGTCCTCTATAGTTTGACCACTACAATCGGAAATGTTGGACGACAGAAGGGCGATGGAACTTCTTTTAATCCCGCAAAACGGGACTGCAAATACCCGTCGGGGACGGTGTGGAGTGGCAGCAAAAAGAGCCATTTGACCGGATCTCTTTTCGACAGCAGCTTCACTCCCGTTTCCAATGGCACCGTACGGAAAATGAATCAAACAACAACTGAGATTACAGTTCCTGGATACAGCGTGAAAAGGGGTTCCTGGGCTCGAAGAATTAAAGACCTTCTTGTGCCGCGGTATAAAAGTCGAGAGTTGGACTACGGGTTAAGTCTTTCAGAGTCTTTGATTGTTCCaacttcctcgccttccttgtcGAACATCAGTGTGACGTTGAAGGAGGAACAAAGTCGGATCTTTGCATGTTTTTTATACTATGAGTTCGACTCTTCGTATAGATCTTGA
- a CDS encoding leucine rich repeat-containing protein (encoded by transcript TGME49_249980), producing the protein MIALAYNNGVWPSSALNDVPESSSSKKPESHFRVTFSDVELNRNGRTSTAAPPRSPASEAHSLSTSETSEPQPPFQTLASGGSAPNPSSVRSSVCLSRHNSTVSLCTQPKNGFEGTVIDLHTPEKIHVKLTVTAVRLCNNQLSSLEELIPSLCRIMPLPERNLQWLDLAFNNLKVIDPSMQYLQSLRTLYLHCNLIASYSCLLPLKGIRKLRTLTLMGNPVERDDYPDYRIAVIAALPHLKSLDHTTISGDEIVAAGHFRHNQKVKKRREFHEKESEEWFLP; encoded by the exons ATGATTGCTCTTGCCTATAACAATGGCGTTTGGCCGTCTTCCGCTCTCAACGACGTCCCTGAAAGCAGCTCTTCGAAAAAGCCTGAATCCCACTTTCGGGTAACTTTCTCCGATGTCGAACTGAACCGCAATGGACGAACTTCGACAGCAGCCCCACCAAGGAGCCCTGCATCTGAAGCCCATTCACTTTCCACAAGCGAAACCTCGGAACCCCAGCCACCCTTCCAGACGCTCGCTTCAGGTGGCAGTGCGCCGAATCCGTCCAGTGTTCGCTCCTCCGTCTGCTTGTCGAGGCACAACAGcactgtgtctctctgcactcAGCCTAAGAACGGTTTTGAAGGCACCGTTATAGACCTGCACACACCTGAGAAAATCCACGTGAAACTAACTGTGACTGCCGTGCGGCTTTGTAACAACCAACTTAGTTCCCTGGAGGAGCTCATCCCCTCTCTATGCCGCATCATGCCATTGCCAGAAAGGAACCTACAGTGGCTAGACCTTGCATTTAATAATCTCAAAGTCATTGACCCAAGTATGCAGTATCTACAAAGCCTACGGACCCTCTACCTGCACTGCAATCTCATTGCGAGCTACAGCTGTCTACTGCCATTGAAGGGCATTAGAAAACTGAGGACTTTGACGCTCATGGGGAACCCCGTCGAGAGGGACGACTATCCAGATTACAG aaTTGCTGTGATTGCCGCGTTGCCTCATTTGAAGTCGCTGGACCACACTACCATCAGTGGCGACGAGATTGTCGCGGCCGGGCATTTTCGCCATAACCAAAAAGTCAAGAAACGGCGGGAATTTCACGAAAAGGAATCGGAAGAGTGGTTTCTGCCTTGA
- a CDS encoding hypothetical protein (encoded by transcript TGME49_249970), whose translation MGNTMSCFDRWGKRAPDGPLLHIKAKTAGGGSDIIQAASTASTAAASTAPAPAAAGAAASPGAAAPVPERPMRRRQTYSLKAKKSDTEMSSMSELSDESESEPDNDAVSASDIRMKKVMQYRRALTKVVKLKTHLFSETVKVTCSKDGEEVQWFKGKSTAGAQDRKKPSGGFPVDKITSVKSQADNTKVLVITVNNPQPTTYNFTFKSPGERESWQEQIQSLMKFMSMK comes from the exons ATGGGGAACACTATGAGCTGCTTTGACAGGTGGGGGAAGCGGGCTCCAGATGGACCGCTTCTGCACATCAAAGCGAAAACCGctggaggaggaagcgatATTATTCAAGCCGCCTCTACTGCGTCCACCGCGGCGGCAAGCACAGCACCTGCACCTGCAGCGGCC GGAGCGGCAGCGTCTCCTGGAGCCGCTGCTCCCGTACCTGAGCGCCCTATGAGACGGCGTCAAACGTACAGcttgaaggcgaagaagagtgacACGGAGATGTCAAGCATGAGTGAACTGTCTGATGAGTCAGAATCTGAACCTGACAACGATGCG GTCAGTGCAAGCGATATCCGTATGAAGAAGGTCATGCAGTACAGACGCGCTCTTACTAAAGTTGTCAAGCTCAAGACACACCTCTTTTCTGAGACAGTGAAGGTGACATGCAGcaaagatggagaagaggtTCAGTGGTTCAAGGGTAAAAGTACCGCCGGCGCCcaggacagaaagaagccTTCTGGAGGCTTTCCTGTCGACAAG ATCACATCCGTCAAGTCTCAAGCCGACAATACCAAGGTGTTGGTTATCACTGTGAACAACCCTCAGCCCACGACATACAACTTCAC CTTCAAGTCGCCGGGTGAACGTGAGAGCTGGCAAGAACAGATTCAGTCCCTGATGAAGTTCATGTCGATGAAATAA
- a CDS encoding hypothetical protein (encoded by transcript TGME49_249990) translates to MAPAGLSAGCSPAGAFLTRKLNAFSARKLLFKTTFFVLFHLTLSVCLVSIRLPEQSWPSLLRCTAAAPGASTSVGPAETGSGGGDNSTSAVSNKSATKDAHNAKAGESAASSSLPGGESEDFKDRESLRLWNVDEAEAAEIKNRLASMRIHAGSLTDKFMENVARLTAQIDILRLEVNKAKGEIQRLNESFDDQTEETLRVIDNRSAEFIRGLSLVEDQLDEQLQPPSGVVYRHLQDLRNRLTEIRVAAEKNFHTEASSVMQQIDTCSAKVDDLTRLYFEMRRRMDVEVSDIDTRLISARHELEDLVQERLNQLGASEQRITAEATKRLREFLQNLHLEENMLQDIVQNIQREFLEPSAFPGAGAHREKGATYIDLSSYFSSSKIEKVCSVMSHLVKQLLPGKTVIPIFIHTVPQPSTSSPPTRESGGKLFGGLGSARALFASLNLGPPGWAGSEDKKGGDEKRQSEVQIAELILPDEQVIATVAAEWLRERQRSGPVFQHYAVVRVDGLLAEAYTVPYLQPLHFDYAKESRFSLARVDQFGEKLEKTIHEKLGLLTEALEKNTYLLVAYLGEAAGDVKPQPSLAQTKSRIATARRLLQHVKAPSLGAYFHFEQFKQQLRFLDELAKVFTRNQKKHLASKVVLPGDDIEISVVVGGKGAPGGKLKIAMPPCRQGEPFFQHAFTILSMQLTALTPQVVVFPNDALLARTLSTILEDLRGNSTLDEERRGKPGQRAPTCGATITSSGVAKRFWRPEVLKVSMSYMEKHVSPPNRKNERGPALRNVPVVKDSTHDVVKADLKNGFDDLAKYTTTAIARVLRDRLDASPRGYTLYVVVNVKE, encoded by the exons ATGGCACCTGCTGGCCTTTCGGCAGGCTGCTCGCCCGCGGGGGCTTTTCTCACCCGCAAACTCAACGCGTTTTCCGCGCGGAAACTACTCTTTAAAACCACctttttcgtcctctttcACCTTACTCTCTCTGTATGTCTCGTGTCGATCCGTCTTCCCGAACAGTCTTGGCCTTCCCTGCTGCGCTGCACTGCTGCCGCGCCTGGCGCCTCCACTTCCGTCGGCCCCGCAGAGACTGGaagcggcggcggcgacaACTCAACAAGCGCCGTCTCAAACAAATCTGCGACGAAAGATGCACACAACGCCAAGGCGGGGGAAAGTGCAGCGAGCAGTTCCCTCCCGGGAGGAGAGAGTGAGGATTTCAAAGACCGAGAGAGCCTCAGACTATGGAATGtcgacgaggcagaggctgCAGAAATCAAGAATCGCCTGGCTTCGATGCGAATCCATGCTGGAAGCCTCACAGACAA GTTCATGGAGAATGTCGCTCGACTCACCGCTCAAATCGATATCCTGCGTTTGGAGGTTAACAAGGCCAAGGGGGAGATCCAACGTCTCAACGAATCCTTCGACGACCAAACAGAAGAGACCCTGCGTGTGATTGACAATCGCTCGG CCGAATTCATCCGCGGCTTGTCACTCGTCGAGGACCAGCTGGACGAACAGCTCCAGCCTCCCAGTGGCGTCGTCTACAGACATTTACAAGACCTCCGTAATCGGTTGACTGAGATTCGCGTCGCGGCCGAGAAAAACTTCCATACGGAGGCCTCGAGCGTCATGCAACAAATCGACACGTGCAGCGCTAAGGTCGACGACCTCACTCGG CTGTACTTTGAGATGCGCCGGCGTATGGACGTGGAGGTCAGCGACATCGACACGCGTTTGATTTCAGCTCGTCACGAGTTGGAGGATTTGGTGCAAGAGCGTCTGAATCAGTTGGGGGCGTCTGAGCAGCGCATCACtgcggaggcgacgaagcgtCTTCGCGAGTTTCTGCAGAACCTCCACCTGGAAGAGAACATGTTGCAAGACATTGTCCAGAATATTCAGCGCGAGTTCCTGGAGCCGTCGGCGTTTCCGGGGGCGGGGGCGCACCGCGAGAAGGGCGCGACTTACATCGACTTGAGCAGCTACTTTTCGAGCAGCAAAATTGAAAAAGTGTGCAGCGTGATGAGCCACCTAGTGAAGCAACTGTTGCCGGGGAAGACCGTGATTCCGATTTTCATTCACACCGTCCCGCAGCCGTCGACCTCGAGTCCGCCGACACGGGAGTCGGGAGGGAAGCTGTTTGGTGGGCTCGGCAGTGCACGTGCTCTCTTCGCGTCGCTGAATCTTGGACCTCCGGGCTGGGCGGGGTCCGAGGACAAGAAGGGGGGGGACGAGAAGCGGCAGTCTGAGGTGCAGATCGCCGAACTGATTCTGCCCGACGAACAGGTGATTGCGACTGTGGCGGCCGAGTGGCTGCGCGAGCGCCAGCGCAGCGGACCCGTTTTCCAGCACTACGCCGTCGTGCGAGTCGACGGCCTTCTCGCGGAGGCCTACACCGTTCCGTACCTCCAGCCGCTGCATTTTGACTACGCGAAGGAGAGCCGCTTCAGTCTCGCTCGCGTCGACCAGTTCGgcgagaagctggagaagacgatCCACGAGAAACTCGGGCTCCTGACTGAGGCGCTCGAAAAAAACACGTACTTGCTCGTCGCCTACCTTGGCGAGGCTGCTGGAGACGTGAAACCGCAGCCGTCGTtggcgcagacgaagagccGAATCGCCACGGCGCGGCGACTACTGCAGCACGTCAAGGCGCCGAGTCTGGGAGCTTACTTCCACTTTGAGCAGTTCAAGCAGCAGCTCCGGTTCCTGGATGAGCTAGCCAAGGTGTTCACCCGCAACCAGAAGAAACATCTTGCTTCGAAAGTGGTTTTGCCTGGCGACGACATCGAAATCAGCGTCGTGGTAGGCGGAAAGGGGGCTCCCGGCGGGAAGCTGAAGATTGCGATGCCGCCGTGTCGCCAGGGAGAGCCGTTTTTCCAGCATGCCTTCACCATCCTGTCGATGCAGCTGACTGCACTAACCCCTCAAGTAGTCGTGTTCCCCAACGATGCGTTGTTGGCGAGGACGCTGTCGACGATTCTCGAAGATTTAAGAGGCAACTCAACGCTCGACGAAGAACGTAGAGGCAAGCCGGGGCAACGGGCGCCCACATGCGGCGCCACGATAACATCAAGCGGCGTGGCCAAGCGGTTCTGGCGGCCGGAGGTGCTAAAGGTGTCGATGTCTTACATGGAGAAGCACGTCAGTCCAccaaacagaaaaaacgaaagggGTCCCGCCCTGAGAAACGTCCCTGTTGTAAAGGACAGCACACACGATGTCGTGAAAGCGGATCTCAAAAACGGGTTCGATGACCTCGCCAAGTACACCACCACTGCCATCGCTCGAGTGCTGCGGGACCGCCTAGACGCCAGTCCCAGAGGATACACTTTGTACGTCGTTGTCAACGTGAAAGAGTGA